In Streptomyces sp. NBC_00344, the genomic window TGAACGCGAGGGCGGCCACGGCGCGGTGGACAACGGGAGGACGGAACGGTGGACAAGCCGGAGACGACGGTCGTGGCGACCGGAACAGCGGGCCGCCCGAATCTGGGGGAACGCATAGCGGCCGCGATGGGCCGCGACCCGCTGACCGTGCCGCACCGTCTGCGCAACGACGCGTTCCTGGCGGCGGCCGTCGCGGTGACGGCCGTCGCCCTGGTCTTCTGGGGTGACGAGGGCAGGCGGCCCGATGTCCTCGGCTGGACGCTGCTGACCTGCAGTGTCGTGGCGCTGGTGTGGCGACACAGCCGCCCGGTGCTCGTCCTGTTGGCGGTGCTCGCCTGTGTCGTTCCGTACCACGCGGCCGACAACAGCCATTTCGCGGCGGTCCCGGGCTCCCTGGTCGCCGTCTACACCGTGGCCGTCACCCGGCGGCCGCTGCACGCGCTGCTGATCGGCGCCGGAGTCATCTCGCTCGCCGTGACGGTGATGTTCCAGGTGGGTGCGCACGAGGGCCAGCAGGCGCTGCGCACATCGGGCTGGATCCTGTCGGTGCTGATCCTCGGAGTGGACCTGCGCACCTACCGCCGCTACATCGCGTCCGTCGTCGGCCGGGCCGAGCGGGCCGAGCGGACCAGAGAGGAGGAGGCCGCCCGCCGGGTCGCCGAGGAGCGGCTGCGGATCGCCCGCGATCTGCACGATCTGCTCGCCCACTCGATCACCCTGATCGGTGTACAGACATCGGTGGCCTCCCACGTCCTGCTCACCGACCCCGAACGTCTGGACCGGGCCGCCATCGCGAAGGCCCTCGACGATGTCTCGGAGACCTGTCGGTCGGCCCGCGGAGAACTGCGGACCACTCTGGAGGTGCTGCGGTCCGACAGGAGTTCCGAAGACCCGCTTCCGGCCCCGGCCGCGCTGCCCGATCTTGCGGCCGTGCCTGACCTGGTGCGCGCAGCCGAGGCGGCCGGAGCCTCGGTCGACCTGACCCTGCCGGCGGCCGGTGTCCGGCCCGCTGCCGCCGCGGCGGCCTACCGGATCGTGCAGGAGGCACTGACCAACGCGGTACGGCACGCCGGCCCCGGCGTACGGATACGCGTGCGGGTGCTGCCTGTCGCCGGAACGCTGCGGGTCACGGTCAGCGATGACGGCTCGCCGCACGCCGGAGCGGTCCCGGCGGGGGGCGGCAGAGGATCAGCCGTTCCCGGGGCCGTGGGGTTCGGGCTGATCGGGATGCGGGAGCGGGCCCGCAGCCTGGGCGGCACGCTGGCCGCGGGGCCGCGCCCCGACGGTGGCTTCGAGGTGTGTGCCGTACTGCCACTGCTCCAAGAGGAGGGGACCGTATGAGCCTGATCCGTGTGCTGCTGGCCGACGACCAGACGCTGGTACGCGCCGCTTTCGCCATGCTGATCGGGTCGGCCCCCGACATGGAGGTGGTGGGCGAGGCCGGCACCGGCCGTGAGGCGGTCGCGCTCGCCCGGTCGGCCCGCGCCGATCTCGTGGTGATGGATCTGCGGATGCCGGATCTGGACGGTATCGCGGCCACCCGTCTGATTGCGGCCGACGAGGACCTTGCCGGAGTCCGGGTACTGGTCCTGACCACCTACGACACCGATGACCATGTCGTCGACGCGTTGCGCGCAGGAGCGTCGGGCTTCCTGGTCAAGGACACCAGGCCGGCGGACCTTCTCGACGCGATCCGGATGGTCACCGCCGGCGACGCCCTGCTCTCCCCGGGCCCCACCGCCCGGCTGATCGCCAGGGTGCTGCGCAGCCCCGAACCCCCGGCCACCGGCGGCCCCGACGGCCTCTCCGACCGGGAGCGCCAGGTACTCGCCCTCGTGGCGCGAGGTCTGAACAACACCGAGATCGCCGAGTCCCTCGGACTCAGCCCGCTCACCGCCAAAACCCACGTCAGCCGCATCATGGGCAGACTCGACGCCCGTGACCGGGCCCAACTGGTCATCATCGCCTACGAGTCGGGTCTGGTCGTCCCGGGCTCCTGAGGGCTGTCCTCAGTTTTGTTTCCGCTGTCCTGAATGCCCTTCCCGGCATCACCGGCCGTTCCGGGAGCGGGTGTCCCACGGGCCCTTCGTAAAAACGTGAGCACTTGCTGCCGGAGTGTCATCCAGCTGCTCCTATGAGCCGCTGGTGAACAGAAGTGGCCACACTGTTCAGGTGCGGGGCGAGGGGGGTGCCCTGGGCGGGCTCCGGTTGCCTCGCCACTCCTGTGCAGGGGGGCCGGGGGCCGGCCCGGCTCCGGAACCGGTGCTCGGCGCCGCCCGTGTCACCCGTACGCGACAATGGAGCGCATGAGTCTGTTCCGGGACGACGGCATCGTGCTGCGGACCCAGAAGCTCGGTGAGGCCGACCGCATCATCACGCTTCTGACCCGCGGGCACGGGCGGGTGCGCGCCGTTGCCCGCGGGGTGCGGCGGACCAAGTCGAAATTCGGGGCGCGGCTGGAGCCGTTCTCCCACGTCGATGTGCAGTTCTTCGCGCGCGGCAGCGAACTGATCGGGCGCGGGCTGCCGCTGTGCACACAGAGCGAGACCATCGCTCCGTACGGTGGCTCGATCGCCGGTGACTACGCCCGCTACACCGCGGGCACGGCCATGCTGGAGACCGCGGAGCGCTTCACCGACCACGAGGGCGAGCCCTCCGTGCAGCAGTACCTGTTGCTGGTCGGCGGGCTGCGCACGCTGTCCCGGGGTGAGCACGCACCGAATCTCATCCTCGACGCGTTCCTGCTGCGCTCGCTAGCCGTCAACGGCTATGCGCCCAGCTTCGGCGACTGCGCGAGATGCGGCCTCGAAGGCCCGAACCGATTCTTCTCGGTCGCGGGCGGCGGCGTGGTGTGCGGGGACTGCCGGGTGCCCGGCAGCGTCGTACCCTCTGCGGAGGCCGTCGGACTGCTCAGTGCGCTACTGACCGGGGACTGGACGACTGCCGACGCGGCC contains:
- a CDS encoding sensor histidine kinase — its product is MDKPETTVVATGTAGRPNLGERIAAAMGRDPLTVPHRLRNDAFLAAAVAVTAVALVFWGDEGRRPDVLGWTLLTCSVVALVWRHSRPVLVLLAVLACVVPYHAADNSHFAAVPGSLVAVYTVAVTRRPLHALLIGAGVISLAVTVMFQVGAHEGQQALRTSGWILSVLILGVDLRTYRRYIASVVGRAERAERTREEEAARRVAEERLRIARDLHDLLAHSITLIGVQTSVASHVLLTDPERLDRAAIAKALDDVSETCRSARGELRTTLEVLRSDRSSEDPLPAPAALPDLAAVPDLVRAAEAAGASVDLTLPAAGVRPAAAAAAYRIVQEALTNAVRHAGPGVRIRVRVLPVAGTLRVTVSDDGSPHAGAVPAGGGRGSAVPGAVGFGLIGMRERARSLGGTLAAGPRPDGGFEVCAVLPLLQEEGTV
- a CDS encoding response regulator transcription factor, coding for MSLIRVLLADDQTLVRAAFAMLIGSAPDMEVVGEAGTGREAVALARSARADLVVMDLRMPDLDGIAATRLIAADEDLAGVRVLVLTTYDTDDHVVDALRAGASGFLVKDTRPADLLDAIRMVTAGDALLSPGPTARLIARVLRSPEPPATGGPDGLSDRERQVLALVARGLNNTEIAESLGLSPLTAKTHVSRIMGRLDARDRAQLVIIAYESGLVVPGS
- the recO gene encoding DNA repair protein RecO — encoded protein: MSLFRDDGIVLRTQKLGEADRIITLLTRGHGRVRAVARGVRRTKSKFGARLEPFSHVDVQFFARGSELIGRGLPLCTQSETIAPYGGSIAGDYARYTAGTAMLETAERFTDHEGEPSVQQYLLLVGGLRTLSRGEHAPNLILDAFLLRSLAVNGYAPSFGDCARCGLEGPNRFFSVAGGGVVCGDCRVPGSVVPSAEAVGLLSALLTGDWTTADAAEPRHVREGSGLVSAYLHWHLERGLRSMRYVEK